Sequence from the Lysobacter capsici genome:
CGACAACCTCGCCTTCGGCATGGGCGGCGCGTTGCTGCAGCGGCTGGATCGCGATACCCAGAAGTTCGCGCTCAAGTGTTCGGCGGCGCGGGTCAACGGCGAATGGATCGATGTCTACAAGGACCCGATCACCGACAAGGGCAAGTCGAGCAAGCGCGGCCGCATGACCTTGCTGCGCCACCGCGAATACGGCCACTTCAAGACCGTGCCGGTGCCGCCGGACGCCGCGTCGCTGGAAGAAGCGGTCAAGCCGTTGGGCTTCGACGATGCGATGGTGACGGTGTGGGAGGACGGCAGGATCGTCAACGACTGGACCTTCGCGCAGGTGCGCGAGTTGGCTAACGCTACCCGGCTTTGATTGCTGGCTCGCGGCCCTCACCCCAACCCCTCTCCCGTTGCACGGGAGAGGGCTAAGAGCGAGGCGATCGGGACACAACGCAACTATCGGATAGCAACGCAACCGGTTCCCTCTCCCGCTTGCGGGAGAGGGCCTGGGTGAGGGGATGAGCGTCGAAGACGCGAATGCTTCGGCTCTGTCGCCTCACCGAACAATCCATCGGAACCCACCCATGCAAGCCCCCATCGAAGGGCTAGCCGCCGCGGACCCGGCGACCCTGCCCCTGAGCGCAGCCTCCTCGCTGTTCGAACGCCTGCGCGCGACCACGCCGCAACTCGCGCGCCGCGCGCCGGTCGAACACGACGCCACCCGCTGGCATCCGCACAGCGTGAGCGGCCGACCCTACCGCTTCGCTCAACCGATCACCTTCACCCCGTACGCCTCGGTGCGCGCGTGCTCGGCGCGCTGCCGCTTCTGTTCGGAAACCCTGCGTCCCGTCGAAGGCGGCACGATGGCGCAGACCTTGCGTCCGGCCGACGATTATTTCCAAACCTTGGCGCAGGCGCTGGCGCAGCTGCGCGGCCTGCCGCTGTCGTGGTCGCTGTCGGGCCTGGAATCCAGCGACGACGAAGACTGGTTCCTGCAACTGCTGCACACCCTGCAACAGGCCGAACGCGACGGCGTCGTCGCGCAAGACCGCGTGCTGTACAGCAACGGCGCCGGCTTCGCGCGCGGTCGCGGCGAGGAACTGATCGCAGCGCTGCAAGACTTTGGCCTGTCCTGGGTCGAACTGTCGCGGCATCACCCCGACCCGCTGCGCAACCAGCGCATCATGCGCTTCCGCGACGGCGAAGCGGTCGCCGGCAACGCCGCGTTCGAAGCGGTCGCGCGCGCGATTTCGGCGGCGTTGCCGCTGCGCCAGGTCTGCATCCTGCAACGCGACGGCGTGGCCGATGCGCACGGCGTCGCCGCCTACCTCGACTGGGCCAGGCGATGCGGCGCCGGCACGGTGATCTTCCGCGAGTTCTCGCGCCTGGGCGAGGGCTACCGCGACAACGGCACCCGCCGTTATGTCGACAGCGAGCGCGTGGCGATCGAGCACGTGCTCGGCGATTGCATGGCCGCGCACTGGTGGCCGCGCCTGCGCGCGCTGCAGATCACCGAAGGCTATTACTTCTGGAACCTGCGCTTGCGCGACGAGAGCAGCGGCCTGGAGGTGGTGTTCGAATCCTCCGACTACAGCGCGATGCACCGCCGCCACGCCAGCGGCGACATCTACAAACTGGTGTTCCATGCCGACGGCCGCCTGTGCGCCGGCTGGCAACCCGACCGCGACATTCTCTGGGACAAGACGCACGGAGCGATGCATGGACAACCGTAGTTGGTGGGTGCTGTCGCCCGATCCGCCCGAACACCGCCTGCCCGAGGATCTGCGCGGCCGCGACGGCTTCGACGGCCGCGACTGCGGCTGGGTCAACCAGATGCGGCCGTTCGTGCGCCACTTCAGTCGCCCCGGCCAGACCGTGTTCGATCCGTTCTGCGGCTTCGGCACGACCTTGCTCGCGGCCGCGCTGGAAGGCCGCGCCGGTTGCGGCGTCGAGATCGATCCCGACCGCGCCGCGCTCGCCAGCGAACGACTGCGGCGACACGGCGTCGCCGCGCCGATCGCGATCGGCAGCCTGCCGCAGACCGCGATTCCGCGCGCGATCGACCTGTGCCTGACCAGCGTGCCCTACTTCGGTTGCCGCTGGCCGCAAGCCAACGCGGACGACAGCCCGCGCAACCGCGATCAGCTGTACCTCGAACGCGACTACGCCGCCTACCTCGAACGCCTGCGCGACATCTTCCACGCAGTGCGCGCGGCCCTGCCCGACGGCGGCTACTGCATCGCGATGGCCGAGAACCTGGTGGTCGACGGCCGCATGCTGCCGCTGGCCTGGGACCTGGGCCGGGTGCTCGGCGCGATGTTCGTGGCGCGCGAAGAACGCCTGCTGTGCTACGAACGCGATGTCGCGCCGCTGCCCGCCGGCGCCAGCGCCAGCAACCGCAGCCACGAGTACGCGCTGGTGATGCAGAAGATCGCCGAAACCATCTGCCTGCGCAGCACCATCGACGAACTGCGGGCGATGCGCGAGGCCGGCTTCGCGTTCGACTTGTACGGCAGCTTCGCGCACTGGCTCGCGCACGACGGCGATCCGCCCGCGCGCCGACCCGGCGACGCGGACCTGCAATTGCCCGACGACGAGGATCGCTTCAACGCGCTGCTGCACTGGCTGCACGAACGCCATTACGAACTCAGCCTGTGGGGCGAACCGGTGTTGCCGCCGGTGCGCATCGACCGGCTGCGCGCGCATTGGTATCTGCGCGCGCAGCGCCGCGACCGGCTCGGACGCCTGGTGCGGCTGGACCTCAGCCTGGCCGGCCAGCCCGAAGTCGAGCGGGCGTGAGCGAACTCCGCCGCGCCGGCTTCAGGCCAGCGCTTCGGCGATCTGCTCCAGCCGCGCGCTTCCGCCCAGCGGCTTGAGCAGCGCCATGCAACGCGCGCGGATCGCCGCCGGCGCCATCGGCCAGGCCGGACTCAACCGCGACTTCGGAAACACCAGGTACAAGGTCGACCCGCTCGGCGCGCCCTTGCCGCTGGCCAGGTTCACCGTCTGCCCCGACAGATCGCTGGCCATGCGGATCGACACCTCGCCCAATGGCCGGTCCTGGCCGACATCGCCGACCACGCCGTAACTGCAGCGACGCGTTCGCGGGTGGTAGGCCACGACGAAATCGCCGAGCGCGCCGGTGCCGTTTATCTCCAGGAACGTCGCCGGCAAGGTCAGGTACGGAATGCGCGCGGCGTCGACATAGGCCAACGGATCGGTGCGCGGGCGCTCGGGATCGCTCAGCGCGGTCATCGAGATGTAGTAGCCGGCGTTGCGGCCACGACTTTGTTCCAGCGGCCGCCCGGGCCGCTTGGGATCGGCGACCAGCGCGCTGCGCCAGTCGCCGTCGGGCCAGCCGCTCAGGCGGATGTTCGCCAGCCCCAGGTTTTGTGGATGGTAGGCGTCGGGCGCGCCGTCCGCGGTGATCGAAATATGCGGGCTCAGATAGGCGTATGCCTGCTGAGTGCCTGCATCGAGTGTGTGAATCGAAGTTCCCTTAAAGTCCATCCAACGGTCAACGACCAAAATACTCACGGCACCCTCCTTGCCTGGTCGACGAACACGGCGATGTTGCCGTGTTCTGTGCGCAGGCTAACGTGCCGACGCGCCGTTTCATGTCAATCCGACGTGATTTCGCGAGAATTTATTTTCCGGTTTCGGCGGACCTCGCGCGCGGCGAGCGATGGCTTGCGCGAATGCACGCGCGTGTTACCGAATCATCGTGTTCGCGATCTGTCCAATTAAAATTTCCCGCTGATTTTTTACGCACATAAGGCACATAAAGAATGCATTTTGCTGCGCGATATCGGCGCCGCCCGAAGTGAATCGCTCGCGGTACACAACAACGCGCCTACAACATTCATTCATGCAGATGCAGTGCGAGGATCGCATCGCCATAGGTGTTTCTACCTACTTGAAAGCTGCGCTCGCCGACTTGGCGAAAACCGTTGCGCGCATAAAAGGCCAACGCGCGCGCATTGCCGGCATAGACGCCGAGCAACAGCCGCCGCGCGCCGCGCGCGCGCGACTCGGCCACCGCATGCCGCATCAGTTCGCGACCGACGCCGCCGCCATGAAAACGCGACAACAGATAGATGCGCTTGAGCTCCAGATCGTCGTCGCTCACGTCCGCGAGCGGCAGCCTGGCCGGGGCGACCACCGCGTAACCGACCGGGGCGTCGCCGCGATCGGTTTCGGCAAGCCACGATGTGCACGCCGGATCGGCGAGCCAGGCGCTGTAGACCTCGGCGGCGTGTTGCGCGCGGCAGTGTTCGACGATGTCGCGGCCGTGCAGGATGCCGGCGAAGGTTTCCAGGAACGTCGCCGCGCCGGCCAGGGCCAGCGCGCCGGCGTCGCCGGCATGGGCGCGGCGGATATGGGTGGCGGTGAGGTCGGCGGCAGGGTCGGTCGAATCGCTCATGGCGGTGTGCATTCACAGGGCGGGGGCGATCAAGATCGCACGCCCGCCGACCGAACGGCATCGGCGAAAAGTCGCATCCGCGATAGCCCCCCGCAGGAGCGGCGCAAGCCGCGACCGCGCCGCCGCATCGACGGCGCGGCCTCGCGCAACCGCGACACCCGCCGCCTGCCTCAGCGCGCGACCTCGATCACCACCTTGCCGAAATGCGCGCCGCTTTGCAGATGCTCATACGCCTGACGCGCCTGATCGAAAGCGAACACCCGATCGACCACCGGCGCGATCGCCTTGACCGCGACGAAGCGCGACAGGTCCTCGGCCATCGCGCGGCTGCCGACGAAGATGCCGGACAGGCGCTTGACCCCGGTGATCAGCGAGAACGGATTGAAGTCGCCGCCGAAACCGCTGACCCCGCCGATGATCGAGATCGCCCCGCCGATCGCGGCGGCATCGATCGAACGCTGCAAGGTGCCCTGGCCGCCGACCTCCAGCACCGCGTCCACGCCTCGTCCGTCGGTGAGCCGGCGCACCTCGTCCTGCCATTGCGGCGTGGCGCGGTAATTGATCGTCGCATCGGCGCCGAGCGCCTTGGCGCGCGCGAGCTTGTCGTCGCTGGACGAGGTGATGATCGCGCGCAGCCCGGCCGCCTTAGCCAGTTGCAGGCCCCAGATCGACACGCCGCCGGTGCCCAGCAGCAATACGCTCGCGCCCGGCTGCACGCGCGCGTCGACGAACAGCGCATTCCATGCGGTCACCCCGGCGCAGGTCAGGGTCGCGGCCTGGGCGTCGTCGAGGTGCGCGGGCACCGCGAACACCGAGTCTTCGAAGACCACGATTTCCTCGGCCAGCACGCCGTCGGCGACCGCGCCGAACGGGTCGCGGGTGTTGTGCGCGGTTGGCGCGCCGGCGTGCCAGTGCGGGAAGAAACTGGTCGCGACCCGGTCGCCGAGCTTCCAACGGCTGGCGCCCGCGCCGAGCTCGACGATTTCGCCCACCGCGTCCGAGCCCGGCACCACCGGCGTGTCCGAACTGGCCAGGTAACTGCCGCCGGCGATCATCAGGTCGCGGAAATTCAACGACACCGCGCGAACCCGGATCCGGACCTGGCCGGCGGCCAGCGCGAGCGAGGGACGTTCGAACGATTCCAGCGTGCCGATACCGGCGCCGCTGCGGATGCGATAAGCCTTCATGGGGATTCTCTAGTCGATAGGGGGAAAGCGGCGGCCGGGCGGCGGATCGATGTGCGCGTATCCGATGTGCCTGGCGACCGTGTGGCGCTACGATAGCGTCGCCCCATGCGCCCCAGTGGCTAGCTTCAGGCCACACTTCGTATCCCTTGAGGAACCAATATGGCCGTCAACGACCGCCTGCTCGGCATCGTCGCCTTCGTCCAGTCGGCCGAGGCCGGCAGCTTCGCGATCGCCGCCGAGCGCCTGGGCGTGACCCGCTCGGCGATCGGCAAGCGCATCGCCCGGCTCGAACAGCAGCTCGGCGCGCGCCTGTTCCACCGCAGCACCCGCCGCCAGAGCCTGACCGACGACGGCCAGGCCTATTACGAACGCTGCGTCAAAGCGCTGGCCGAACTCGACGCCGCGCAGGCCGCGCTCGACAGCGGCCGGCGCGAACCCAGCGGCCGGCTGCGGGTCAGCGCGCCGGTGCTGTTCGGCCGCCATTGCGTGGCGCCGGTGATGCTGGAACTCGCGCGCCGGCATCCCAAGCTCGATATCGACCTGTCCTTCAGCGATCGCGTGGTCGATCTGGTCGAGGAGGGTTACGACCTGGCGATCCGCATCGGCCGCCTGCCCGACAGCGCGACCCTCGCCGCGCGCCGGCTGACCGACGAACGCCTCGGCATTTGCGCCTCGCCCGCGTACCTGGCGCAGCGCGGACTGCCGCGCGAGGTCGACGATTTCGCCGGCCACGACGCGGTGCTGTACGGCCGCAACGGCCAGAGCGTGCCGTGGCGCCTGCGCGACGCGAACGGCCAGGTGCGCGAACCCGCGGTGCGCGCGCGCCTGCGTTTCGACGACCTGCAGGCGATCGCCGATGCCGCGATCGCCGACGCCGGCCTGGCCCTGCTGCCGTGCTGGCTGCTCAGCCAATACGTGCGCACCGGCGAACTGCAGATGGTGATGCACGCCGACCGCGTGGTCGGCGGCCGCATCAACGCGGTGTGGCCGCACACCCACTACCTGCCGCTGCGCACGCGCGCGGCGATCGATCTGCTCGTGGAGCGGATTCCGGTGTTGGTGGGGGTGCAGGCGCAGGGGTGGCGCGAGGCGGCGTAGGGATGCGCGGTGATGCGCGGCGTGGCATCCGATGCGACGCGCGGAGCAAACGCCGCCTTCAAACCGCGGCGCTCCAACCTGCCGCTTCCCCCCTTTGAAAAAGGGGGGTTAGGGGGGATTTGCTTTTACCCGCAAGCGACGACGTTGCATGAGGCGTTGGAAGAGCAAAAGCGAATCCCCCCCTGCCCCCCTTTTCCAAAGGGGGGAACAGCAAAGGCTCAACGCTCCGGCCAATACCAAGCCGGCGCATCCAGCATCCCCTGCCCGGCGATGCCGGTCTGACTGAACTGTTTTTCCAGATGCAGGCTGTTGCAATCGTCCTCGGCCTCCAGCGCGCTGATCAGGCGCGAGGCGTGCGAGACCACCCACACCTGGGTGCGGCGCGAGGCATGCGCGATCAGCCGCGCCAGCGCCGGCAACAGGTCCGGGTGCAGGCTGGTTTCGGGTTCGTTGAGCACCATCAGCGGCGGCGGGCGCGGGGTGTGCAGCGCGGCGATCCACAGCAGATAGCGCAAGGTGCCGTCGGACAGTTCCGCCGCCGACAATGGCCGCAACAGGCCGTGCTGATAAAACCGCAGCGAGAAGCGTCCGCCCTCGCCGTCGACCTCGACCCGCGCGCCGGGGAACGCGTCGTCGACCGCCTCGGCCAGCGCGCGCGGGTCGCCGATCTCGACGATGGTCCGCCAGGCCGCGGCCAGGTCGCGGCCGTCGTGACTCAACACCGGCGTGCGCGTGCCCAGTTGCGGCTGCCGCGCCGGCGCCTGCGCGTCGCTGCGGAAGTGATCGTAGAAGCGCCAGCCGCGGATGGTTTCGCGCAGGCTCAGCACCTCCGGCGCGGCGCGCGGATCGGCGATCTGGGCGAATACGCTGTCGAACGCGCTCAGGTGTTCGGCGGCGACGCGCCAGCCGCGCCCCTCGCGCACCCGCGCCATAGGCCCGCGCCGGTCGACCAGCAGATTGGACGAGCGCAGGAACGGCCCGCTCCAGATCGCCTCGCGCTTGATCTCCGGGTCGTGGGCGAACATCGAAAGACTCGGCGTCGGCAGGCCCAGGTCGATCGCATAGCCATATTCGTCGCCGGCGAACCCCAGCCGCAGCGACACCGGCGCGTTGCGCGGCCCGCCCTGGATCGGCACCTCGCCGCGCTTCATCCGCGCCGAGATCGACTCCGGCCCGGCCCACAAAGTCGACTCCAGCCCGCCCTCGCGCGCCAGCGCCGTCACCACCCCGCCCTGCGCGGTCTGGGCGAGCAGGCGCAGCGCGCGATACAGATTCGATTTGCCGCTGCCGTTGGCGCCGGTGACCACGTTGAGCCGGCCCATCGGCACGACCAGTTCGCGCAGGGAACGGTAATTGGCGATGGCCAGGGTGCTGAGCATGCGGGTCGGACGCGGAAGACGGGCGCCCAGCCTGCCAGAAGCCGCCCGCCGGCGCCCGCACCTGTCGACACTGACAGGCGACGTCCTTAAACGGACATCGATCACGTTATTATTGTCTAGCGAGTCACCCTCAGGCACGGATATTCCGTGCCTGCGTTCGTCTGGGGACCCGACCGACCTGGCCTTCCGGCCGTGCGGCGGGTGGACGGATCGGCTCGAATCAGGCGCTGCGTCCGCACCGGCCGCGGCTTTCAGGAAAGCAGTTTGAAGGAACGAATGACGATGAAGACCGCAAACAGGGGAATCCAGGCCGCCGCCTGCGTGATCGGCCTGGCCGCCGCGCTGAGCGCCGCACCGGGCTGGGCCCAGCGCAAGAGCGCGCAGGACCAGCGCGCCGAGAAGATGACCCAGATCCCGACCTGCTCCAAGAACCTCGGCGCGATTTCGGTGATCGAGCCCGAAGACACGGTGAACTGGTGGAGCGGCCAGCAGCTGCCCGCGCCGAGCAAGCTGATCAAGGTGTTCGTGCAGAAGTCGCGCTGCTTCACCCTGGTCGACCGCGGCGTCGGCATGGACTCGGCGATGCGCGAACGTGATCTGGCCGCAGGCGGCCAACTGCGCAACAAGTCCAACATCGGCAAGGGCCAGATCCGCGCCGCCGACTACGTGCTGGTGCCCGACCTGATCTCCAAGAACAGCAACGCCGGCGGCAACGCGATCGGCGGCCTGCTCGGCGGTCTGATCGGCGGCAAGGCCGGCGCGGTCGCCGGCAACCTCAACTTCAACAAGAAAACCGCCGACGTGGTGCTGACCGTGACCGACGTGCGCTCCTCCGAGCAGGTCGCGATGGCCGAGGGCAGCGCCAAGAAGACCGACATCGGTTTCGGCGGCAGCGGCGCCCTGTTCGGCGGCAGCGGCCTGGGCGGCGCCGGCGTATCGGGCTATGCCAACACCGAAGTCGGTCAGGTCATCACCCTGGCCTATCTACAGGCCTACACCAACCTGGTCGCCGAACTGGGCGGGCTGTCGGACAACCCGTCGGCCTCGAATTCGCAGCAGGCGGTCACCGTGGTCAAGGCCGCGCGCCTGTTCGCCAATTCCAACGGCGCCGGCAAGGTGGTGCGCCCGCTCGACCCGGGCATGATGCTCTACCCCACCGGCAACAAGCAGGGCGCGATGTGGGAAGTCGAGGACGAACTGGGCAACAAGGGCTGGGTGTCCTCGCTGGCGCTGGAGCTGTCGAAGTAAGTCTTCGCTGTCTGCGTTGTTGCTCGGACAAACGAAAGGGCTGCCGTCACCGGCAGCCCTTTTTTGTTGCTCGAACCAACGCGCCCGATCGCGCGACGAACCGCCGCGGCGAGCGCGCCCTACTTCGCCGCGCGGCTGCGCTCGATCCAGGCCTGCACCCGCTCGCGCAAATACTGCAGGGGCACGATGCCGTCGCCGAGCACCTGCTGGTGGAACTGGCGGATCTCGAAACGATCGCCGAGCGCCTGCTCAGCCTCGCGGCGCAACGCGAAGATTTCCAACGCGCCCGAATCGTAAGACGTGATCTGCCCCGGCATCGCCGCATAGCGATCGACCGATTCCTCGGCGACCTTGGCGCTGAAACGGCCGCTCTCGACCATGTAATCGACCACCTGCTGACGGGTCCAGCCGTACAGATGGATGCCCGGGTCCAGCACCATGCCGCGCGCCGGCCAAGCGCGCCGGCCGATCGCCGCATACGGCGTGGTGTAAATGCCGGCCTCTTCGCTCAGCGCTTCGGCATAACGCGCCCAGCCTTCGACATAGGCCGAATTGAACGCCAGCGCCGAGAACGGATGGCGCTGCACGCCGCGCGCGAGCGCGATCTGCAGGTGATGGCCGGGCCAGGTTTCATGCACCAGGGTGATCTCGGCCGCGCCGCGGCGATCGTCGCCGGGACGGTCGAGGTTGGCGCGGTAGATGCCCGGCTTGGTGTCGTCGGGCTGCATCTCGTAATGCGAACTGACCCCGGTGCCGCGCTGTTCTTCCTTCAAGGGTTCGACCACCGCCGGCTGCGACGGCATCGTGGCGAAATACTTGGCGCTGCGTTCGCGCGCGCGTTCGAGCAGGCCGCGCGAGAACGCCAGTTCCTCGTCGGCCGAGGCGAAGCGGTTGTCGGCCGCTTCGTCCATGCGCTTGACGATGGCCGGCAGATCGCTGACACCGAACAGTTTCTGCCCGAGCTCGCTGACCTTGCGGGTGTTCTCGGCGACGGTGCGTTGACCCAGGGCATAGACCTCCTCGGGCGCGCGATCGAGCGTGGTGAACTGGCGCAACAGCGCGCGATAGCAGGCGACGCCGTCGGGCAAGGCCGACAGGCCGATGCTGTCGCGGCTTTGACCGATGTATTCGTCGGCGAGGAAATCGCGATAGCGGCGCAAGGCCGGCTGGATCTGATCGGCGACGAGGCTTTCGAACTGCTTGCGGAACTCGGCATCGTCGCTGTGCTGCGCCGGCGCATAGAACGGCGATTCGACGGGCTTCATCGCCAGCAAGGCATCGATCTGCTTGAGCACGCGCGCGCCCAATGTCTTGGGCGCCGAATAACCGGCCTTGAGGCCGGCGCGCAGATTGGCGATTTCGTTATCGACATAGCCCGGAAAACCACGCCAGCGGGTCAGCGCCTGCTTGCGCTGCTCCGCCGTCGCCACCGGCTGGCGATCGGCCAGATCGGCCAGGTTGTTCTGCCAACCGCCCATGTGGTTGACGTTCCAACCCTCGCCCTTGCACACGCGCATGCCGCGGCTGGCCTGCAACATCTCGCGCACTTGCGCGTACAGCAACCGCGCGCCGTCGTCGCCGAGCGCGGCGCGGTCGATCGCCGAGAAGCGTTGCCACAAGCCGTCCTCGCGCCGTTCGAACGCGCGCAGGTCGGCGGCGGCGTTGTGCGGCAGGTAGTCGTGCCGCTTCAACGGCAGGCCGGTCTGATAGGCCGGGCCCGGATCGAAATCCAGCACCGCGGCCAGATAATCGTCGGCGATCGCGCCGACCTGAGCCGATGCGTCGTTGGCGGCGGCGCCTTGCTTGGGCGCATCGGCCTTGGCCGCCGCCGGAGCCGCCATCGTCGGCAGCGCGAGCGCGAGCGCCAAGGCCAGCAATCCGATTCGTTGCGTGTTGCGTCGCATAAGCCTCTCCCCAGCGGTCATCCGCGTCTGGATGTTAGCGACAGCGCGGACACCGCAGCCTGCGCCGGAGGTCACGGTGGCTAACGGCCTGGCTGCGAAGCCGTGGGGCATCGTCCTGCGTCGCGGCGAGTTGCGAGCGCAGTCTCACGACGACGCGGTGCCTGCGAGCGTGTACAAAGGAAGGTCGTTCGCCACCGGATCACGCCAATGCCTCCCACCGACCGCAACCTGCGCCTGGACTACATCGAATTCACCGTTTCCGACATCGCCGCGTCCAAGGCGTTCTACGCCGAAGCCTTCGGCTGGACCTTCACCGACTACGGCCCGAACTATTGTGAATTCAACGACGGCCGCATGAAGGGCGGCTTCACCACGCAAGGCAGGCCGCAACCGGGCGGCGCGCTGGTGATCATCTACGCCGACGATCTGGACAAGGCGCAACGCAAGGTCGAAGCCGCCGGCGCGCCGATCGTCGCCACCCACGAGTTCCCCGGCGGACGGCGTTTCCACTTCACCGATCCGGACGGTTACGAACTGGCGGTGTGGACCCAGGAATAAATCCGCGTCAACGCCGCCGCGTCGCGGACGCGACGCGCGTGCGGCCTGGCTTATGATCCGGGAATCGGCAAAGGAACGATTTCGATGGCCCTGGACGCGGTAGGCGAATTGCTCGGCGGCGTACTGCGTTTCGTCGGACGCATGCTGTTCGAGCTGGTGGTCGAGCTGTTGCTGTACGGCACCGG
This genomic interval carries:
- a CDS encoding radical SAM protein codes for the protein MSAASSLFERLRATTPQLARRAPVEHDATRWHPHSVSGRPYRFAQPITFTPYASVRACSARCRFCSETLRPVEGGTMAQTLRPADDYFQTLAQALAQLRGLPLSWSLSGLESSDDEDWFLQLLHTLQQAERDGVVAQDRVLYSNGAGFARGRGEELIAALQDFGLSWVELSRHHPDPLRNQRIMRFRDGEAVAGNAAFEAVARAISAALPLRQVCILQRDGVADAHGVAAYLDWARRCGAGTVIFREFSRLGEGYRDNGTRRYVDSERVAIEHVLGDCMAAHWWPRLRALQITEGYYFWNLRLRDESSGLEVVFESSDYSAMHRRHASGDIYKLVFHADGRLCAGWQPDRDILWDKTHGAMHGQP
- a CDS encoding DNA methyltransferase encodes the protein MDNRSWWVLSPDPPEHRLPEDLRGRDGFDGRDCGWVNQMRPFVRHFSRPGQTVFDPFCGFGTTLLAAALEGRAGCGVEIDPDRAALASERLRRHGVAAPIAIGSLPQTAIPRAIDLCLTSVPYFGCRWPQANADDSPRNRDQLYLERDYAAYLERLRDIFHAVRAALPDGGYCIAMAENLVVDGRMLPLAWDLGRVLGAMFVAREERLLCYERDVAPLPAGASASNRSHEYALVMQKIAETICLRSTIDELRAMREAGFAFDLYGSFAHWLAHDGDPPARRPGDADLQLPDDEDRFNALLHWLHERHYELSLWGEPVLPPVRIDRLRAHWYLRAQRRDRLGRLVRLDLSLAGQPEVERA
- a CDS encoding glycoside hydrolase family 75 protein; translated protein: MDFKGTSIHTLDAGTQQAYAYLSPHISITADGAPDAYHPQNLGLANIRLSGWPDGDWRSALVADPKRPGRPLEQSRGRNAGYYISMTALSDPERPRTDPLAYVDAARIPYLTLPATFLEINGTGALGDFVVAYHPRTRRCSYGVVGDVGQDRPLGEVSIRMASDLSGQTVNLASGKGAPSGSTLYLVFPKSRLSPAWPMAPAAIRARCMALLKPLGGSARLEQIAEALA
- a CDS encoding GNAT family N-acetyltransferase, translated to MSDSTDPAADLTATHIRRAHAGDAGALALAGAATFLETFAGILHGRDIVEHCRAQHAAEVYSAWLADPACTSWLAETDRGDAPVGYAVVAPARLPLADVSDDDLELKRIYLLSRFHGGGVGRELMRHAVAESRARGARRLLLGVYAGNARALAFYARNGFRQVGERSFQVGRNTYGDAILALHLHE
- a CDS encoding zinc-dependent alcohol dehydrogenase family protein, which encodes MKAYRIRSGAGIGTLESFERPSLALAAGQVRIRVRAVSLNFRDLMIAGGSYLASSDTPVVPGSDAVGEIVELGAGASRWKLGDRVATSFFPHWHAGAPTAHNTRDPFGAVADGVLAEEIVVFEDSVFAVPAHLDDAQAATLTCAGVTAWNALFVDARVQPGASVLLLGTGGVSIWGLQLAKAAGLRAIITSSSDDKLARAKALGADATINYRATPQWQDEVRRLTDGRGVDAVLEVGGQGTLQRSIDAAAIGGAISIIGGVSGFGGDFNPFSLITGVKRLSGIFVGSRAMAEDLSRFVAVKAIAPVVDRVFAFDQARQAYEHLQSGAHFGKVVIEVAR
- a CDS encoding LysR family transcriptional regulator codes for the protein MAVNDRLLGIVAFVQSAEAGSFAIAAERLGVTRSAIGKRIARLEQQLGARLFHRSTRRQSLTDDGQAYYERCVKALAELDAAQAALDSGRREPSGRLRVSAPVLFGRHCVAPVMLELARRHPKLDIDLSFSDRVVDLVEEGYDLAIRIGRLPDSATLAARRLTDERLGICASPAYLAQRGLPREVDDFAGHDAVLYGRNGQSVPWRLRDANGQVREPAVRARLRFDDLQAIADAAIADAGLALLPCWLLSQYVRTGELQMVMHADRVVGGRINAVWPHTHYLPLRTRAAIDLLVERIPVLVGVQAQGWREAA
- a CDS encoding AAA family ATPase codes for the protein MLSTLAIANYRSLRELVVPMGRLNVVTGANGSGKSNLYRALRLLAQTAQGGVVTALAREGGLESTLWAGPESISARMKRGEVPIQGGPRNAPVSLRLGFAGDEYGYAIDLGLPTPSLSMFAHDPEIKREAIWSGPFLRSSNLLVDRRGPMARVREGRGWRVAAEHLSAFDSVFAQIADPRAAPEVLSLRETIRGWRFYDHFRSDAQAPARQPQLGTRTPVLSHDGRDLAAAWRTIVEIGDPRALAEAVDDAFPGARVEVDGEGGRFSLRFYQHGLLRPLSAAELSDGTLRYLLWIAALHTPRPPPLMVLNEPETSLHPDLLPALARLIAHASRRTQVWVVSHASRLISALEAEDDCNSLHLEKQFSQTGIAGQGMLDAPAWYWPER
- a CDS encoding CsgG/HfaB family protein, with the protein product MKTANRGIQAAACVIGLAAALSAAPGWAQRKSAQDQRAEKMTQIPTCSKNLGAISVIEPEDTVNWWSGQQLPAPSKLIKVFVQKSRCFTLVDRGVGMDSAMRERDLAAGGQLRNKSNIGKGQIRAADYVLVPDLISKNSNAGGNAIGGLLGGLIGGKAGAVAGNLNFNKKTADVVLTVTDVRSSEQVAMAEGSAKKTDIGFGGSGALFGGSGLGGAGVSGYANTEVGQVITLAYLQAYTNLVAELGGLSDNPSASNSQQAVTVVKAARLFANSNGAGKVVRPLDPGMMLYPTGNKQGAMWEVEDELGNKGWVSSLALELSK
- a CDS encoding DUF885 domain-containing protein — protein: MRRNTQRIGLLALALALALPTMAAPAAAKADAPKQGAAANDASAQVGAIADDYLAAVLDFDPGPAYQTGLPLKRHDYLPHNAAADLRAFERREDGLWQRFSAIDRAALGDDGARLLYAQVREMLQASRGMRVCKGEGWNVNHMGGWQNNLADLADRQPVATAEQRKQALTRWRGFPGYVDNEIANLRAGLKAGYSAPKTLGARVLKQIDALLAMKPVESPFYAPAQHSDDAEFRKQFESLVADQIQPALRRYRDFLADEYIGQSRDSIGLSALPDGVACYRALLRQFTTLDRAPEEVYALGQRTVAENTRKVSELGQKLFGVSDLPAIVKRMDEAADNRFASADEELAFSRGLLERARERSAKYFATMPSQPAVVEPLKEEQRGTGVSSHYEMQPDDTKPGIYRANLDRPGDDRRGAAEITLVHETWPGHHLQIALARGVQRHPFSALAFNSAYVEGWARYAEALSEEAGIYTTPYAAIGRRAWPARGMVLDPGIHLYGWTRQQVVDYMVESGRFSAKVAEESVDRYAAMPGQITSYDSGALEIFALRREAEQALGDRFEIRQFHQQVLGDGIVPLQYLRERVQAWIERSRAAK
- a CDS encoding VOC family protein, whose product is MPPTDRNLRLDYIEFTVSDIAASKAFYAEAFGWTFTDYGPNYCEFNDGRMKGGFTTQGRPQPGGALVIIYADDLDKAQRKVEAAGAPIVATHEFPGGRRFHFTDPDGYELAVWTQE